A region of Chloracidobacterium sp. DNA encodes the following proteins:
- a CDS encoding ATP-dependent Clp protease adaptor ClpS produces MPEFPDIDGGSDVLEETKIKLEKPKLFKVILHNDDFTTMEFVVFVLQYVFNRSDSEAFSIMLKVHNEGIGIAGIYPYEIANMKSEKAKNLARSREYPLLCTVEEE; encoded by the coding sequence ATGCCTGAGTTTCCCGACATAGACGGCGGCAGCGATGTCTTGGAAGAAACCAAGATCAAGCTCGAAAAGCCGAAACTATTTAAAGTCATCCTTCACAACGATGACTTCACAACAATGGAATTTGTTGTTTTCGTTCTGCAATATGTGTTCAATCGTTCAGATTCCGAAGCTTTCTCCATTATGCTCAAAGTTCACAATGAAGGCATCGGCATCGCGGGAATTTACCCGTATGAGATCGCCAATATGAAAAGCGAAAAGGCAAAAAATCTTGCCCGTTCACGCGAGTATCCGCTGCTTTGCACAGTCGAAGAAGAGTAA